One genomic window of Candidatus Pseudobacter hemicellulosilyticus includes the following:
- the rfbC gene encoding dTDP-4-dehydrorhamnose 3,5-epimerase has translation MIFTPTPLEGSYLVGLQPFSDDRGWFARFYCKEAFSSIGHTQEWVQMNHSFTRQAGTIRGMHYQLPPFREIKLVRCIAGAVLDVIVDCRQGSPTFLQWFSAELSAANQQMMYIPQGFAHGFQALTADCELIYLHSELYKPGAEGGLRYNDPALHIQWPLAAVNLSGRDGQHPLLDQNFKGI, from the coding sequence ATGATCTTTACGCCCACGCCCCTGGAAGGCAGCTACCTGGTAGGGCTGCAACCTTTCAGCGATGACCGCGGCTGGTTTGCCCGCTTTTACTGCAAGGAAGCGTTCAGCAGTATCGGGCATACACAGGAATGGGTGCAGATGAACCATTCCTTCACCCGGCAGGCGGGCACTATCCGGGGCATGCATTACCAGCTGCCACCCTTCCGGGAGATCAAGCTGGTGCGCTGCATTGCCGGCGCCGTGCTGGACGTGATAGTGGATTGCCGCCAGGGATCGCCTACTTTCCTGCAGTGGTTCAGCGCCGAATTGTCAGCCGCCAACCAGCAGATGATGTATATCCCCCAGGGCTTTGCCCATGGCTTCCAGGCACTGACCGCAGATTGCGAGCTGATCTACCTGCACAGTGAGCTGTACAAGCCGGGTGCCGAGGGCGGGCTGCGGTACAACGATCCGGCTCTCCATATCCAATGGCCATTGGCCGCTGTAAACCTGTCCGGCAGGGACGGGCAACACCCGCTGCTGGATCAAAATTTTAAAGGAATATAA